The Treponema sp. Marseille-Q3903 genomic interval TAAATTAGTTTCGGAAGATATTGTTTCAATTCAGTTTTCGCTCACTGATGATGTCACCGCCTTTAATCCGGCAACTGCACTGCGACTTGGTAATATAGGTTGCGATATTACACAGACTTCGCTGTTTTGCTGCCAAGAACCTAAAATCGAAGGTTCAATGAAATCTTGCATACGTACAATGATTACGGCTTACATTGATTCTTCTCTCGAAAAGAAAAATATTTATCTAAATGGTGCGGAAAAATTACGTTCTGATTATTCAACGATGTGATCAAAAAGAGGTAGTTTAATTATGAAACTCTGGGTTGTAAGCATGGAATGCGCTGGAATTGCAGAAGCCGGCGGCGTAAAAAATGTCACATATTCGCTTTGCAAAGAATTTGCGGGATTGAAAAACAAAGTTACGCTATTCATCCCCATTTTTAAATGCAACCAGTGGGATATCCTCTCTGAAATTAAAGATTTAAACTTATCTACGGAAATTGAGCTTTGCGGTAAAAAAGAAAAAGTATCATATACAACGGCAAAATGCATAAAAGGAAACTTTGATGTAGTTTTTATAAACAATCATCGCTTTGCTGATAAAGAAGCAGTTTATACATACACGGAAAATGAAGAAAAACAAAACCCAAATCATAGACGAGGCACAGGGCATGAAGATCTTCTTTATAAAGATATTCTGTTTCAAAAAGCTGTCGCCGAATACGGAACTTTAGTCTTGCGTTCCGAGATTCCTGATATTCTTCACTGCCAAGATGCGCCAGTTGCGTGTCTTCCGGCTTTTATTTCACTTAAAAAATGCTTTAAAAAAACTCAGACAGTTGTGACAATTCACAATGCAGGACCTTGTTATCATCATCAGTTTTCATGTCTTGGAGAAGCGGCGTGGTATACAGGTTTGCACACAGAACTCCTCGAAAAATCTATGAACGGAAAATCTGTAGAACCTTTTTTGATTTCGGCAAACTGCGGTGCAAATCTTACAACTGTCTCAGAAACTTATGCGCAAGAACTGTTGAACCCTGAAAATTCAAAACAGACGGAAGGGCTAGCTCCAATATTTGCGGAAAAAGGAATTCAGATTAAGGGGATTACAAACGGTTTTGATTTCGACCGTTATAATCCTTCCGACCGTGCGGCTTCAAAACTTCCTTTTGAGTTTAATCCTGAAAAAAATGACCTCGATGGAAAACTCAAATGCCGAAAATTCTTTATTCAAAATATCGTAAATACAGACAACTATGATACGGCTGGAATAAATAAGTTTGGAAAACTAGAATGTTCAACCGAGTTTATAAAAGAAACATATATCTTTTACCACGGTCGCATTACAAGCCAAAAAGGTATATCTGTTTTGACAGCAGCGATCCCAGCTATCATTGAAAATTATCAAAATGTGCGTTTTGTAATTGCAGGGCATGGAGAATCTGTTCTTGAACTTGAAATCATTGCCCTTACTGAAAAATATCCTGGAAAGATTACTTTTATGTGCGGATATAATCAAGCTGTCGTCCGCATTGCAACTGCAGCGTGCGATTTTATCGTTCTCCCAAGTTTTTTTGAACCTTGCGGCCTTGAAGACTTTATAGGTCAGTGTTATGGAACTATTCCTGTAGCTCACAGAACAGGAGGGCTGAACAAAATTGAAGATGGCAAAACAGGTTTTCTTTATCAAAATAATACACCCGAAGGATTAGCAGCGGCACTTTCTGAAATTATCACGATAAAAGAATTAAAACCCGGTGTGATCAACAAGATGATAAAAGCTGCCGCTCTCAGTGTTCATCAAAAGTATTATTGGAAAAATGTTATACAAAAAAAATATCTGCCGTTTTTTAAAGATATTTTAAAAAATAGCAAAAACTAGTATTGACTATTTTTTCAAAGATATATATATTCAAAAATGTTCAAATAAAACAAAATTTGCTGCCTTAGCTCAGCTGGTAGAGCACGTGATTTGTAATCTCGGGGTCGTGGGTCCAAATCCTACAGGCAGCTTTCCCAAAAGGGGAGTTTCTAGAGTGGTCAAATAGGACAGACTGTAAATCTGTTGGCTTTCGCCTTCTGAGGTTCGAATCCTCAACTCCCCAAGTAAAGAATTAGAAAGAGTTAGAAAGATTTAGATTGGTCTCTAGCTCTTTTTTTTTATTTAAGATTTTTTTTGACTTTTATATATACATTGTGCTTTCCAAAATCAACATGGTTTGGCTTATTGAATTTATATCGATTTGATTTGTGCAAAAAAAACAGCGAGACCTGAAAGTGATTGTTGGTCAAGTGTTTGTTGTCTGTCGTTTGTTTGACAAATTATTTTATATGGTTTAAACTTAAAGACTTGAAAGAGGGGAAAAGTTGAAAATCACATTTTGGGGAGTTCGAGGGTCTGTTCCAACTCCTTTATCTCCACAGCAGATTCAATCAAAAATAATGGCAGCGATTCAGCGCGCAAAACCTGAAGATCTTGAAAATTCAGAGACACGTGCGAAATTTATTTCAACACTTCCTCAATGGATTTTTGGAACTACAGGTGGAAATACATCATGTGTAGAGCTCGTTCATAATAAAACTCATATTATCCTCGATGCAGGAACTGGAATCCGGGCTTTAGGCAAAGCTCGAAAATGCCCTGATAAATATTACCTTTTTTTTTCACATCTTCATTGGGATCACATACATGGGCTTCCTTTTTTTGATCACTGCTTTAATCAAGACTGCCAGTTTGAAGTGTATTCCCATTATGAGCAAGCTGAACAGTATTTAAGAGATCAGGTAAAAGTTCCGTATAGCCCACCGGATGTAGTTCAGGCGCTTTCTAAAAAGTTCAATTTTCATACTGTTGAAGAAGGCAAGCAATTTGAAATCGAAGGAATCAAAGTCAATTCACACAGGATGCGTCATCCCGGCGGATGTTCTGCATTTTCTTTTGAAATAGACGGAAAGAAATTTGTATATGCGACAGACGTGGAGCTTAAATCTACCGATTATTCAAAACCTCAAAAAGGCGGAGAAGTTTTTAAAAATGCGAACGCAATTGTGATTGATTCTCAATATACAGTCGAAGAAGTTTACCGTAAAGAAAATTGGGGGCATTCGGCATTTTGCTATGCGATCGATTTTGCTGTTTACTGGAATATAAAAAAAGTATATCTTTTTCATCACGAGCCGGCTTATGATGACAAAAAACTTAATTCGATTCTTCAGGCTGCAAGATGGTATGCTCAGTATATCAACCATTCCGATGTTGAAGTCAATCTTGCAAAAGAAACTCAAGAGATAACTCTATGATTTTAGATAATGAAGATGATAGCGTGCTTGATTATTCTTTTTCAAAAAAGGAATTGTTTTTGATGGCAAAATTCTTGCGTCAAAAGCAGGAAGAAATCCCTTCCGGGCTTGAATCGTTTTGCAGAGCACTCGAAGATTCAATTTACAACAACATGTCGCTTGATGAGGTAAAAAAGTTTTATTCATGAAAAATAAATTTAGGAATCTTATATTATCTTTTTTTGTATTGGGTGCGCTTTTAATCGGGCTCTTTGGTTTGTATTTATATGCAAAAAATCAAGTCAGCGCTGTAAATAAAACGGAAACAGAAAGAAAAGTCAGAATTGAAGTGCCTTCGGGGATGTCTGTTTACAAAGTTGCGGAAGTTCTTAAAAATAAAAAATTGATAAAAAACGAAAAAATATTTTACTATATTGCTCGCTATGATTTTCTAAAAAAAATTTTATTTCCAAATGCTGATAATTTTACATTCGTCCTAAAAAGCGGAATCTATTATATAAGCGATAATATGAATGTCATTGAAATTCAAAAAGAGCTGACATCAGGTATGCAAGAATATATAAAGATATCTTTTCCTGAAGGTTTTACAATCACAAAAATTGCAGCTATCCTCGATGAAAATAAAATTTGCTCAAAAGATGATTTTGTTTCAATATGCAAAAATCCTGCAACTGCCGAAAAATACAATATACCGGCTCAATCGGTTGAAGGATATCTTTTTCCCGATACATATTTTCTTACAGGCGGAATGTCTGCTATTTCAGTCGTTGACATAATGATTAAAAATTTCTATGAAAAAATTAAAGAAGTTCCAAACCTTTCACAGATGAATGCACTTGATTTATTCCAGACTGTGATTCTTTCCTCAATCGTTGAGCGGGAATACAGGGTTTCTGACGAAGCTCCCTTGATTGCCAGCGTCTTTAAAAACAGAATCAGGCATAATATAGGTTTGTATTCTTGTGCAACAATTGTGTATATTATTACAGAAATTGAAGGGCGCCCTCATCCTGATAGAGTTTTACTGAGCGATACGAAAATAGATAATCCTTACAACACATATAAGTGGGCGGGACTTCCGCCGGGACCAATTTCAAATCCCGGTTTAGTTGCGCTTAACGCTTGCACAAATACACCGAATACTGATTTCTATTTTTTTCAGTTGACAGATGCAACTGCCGGTCGTCACAGTTTTACAGAGACTTTTGATGAGCACAAAGCAAGCCACAATCTTTCAACAAAAAAATAGGAATAAGATAGATATAAAGGAAACATTTTGGCCGGATATATATTACAGGAAACTATAGATGCAGTTCTCAATACGACGGATATCATCTCGACTGTAGGTGAATACACAAAACTCGAACGGCGCAGCGGAAACGACTATTGGGGCTGTTGTCCTTTTCACGGCGAAAAAACGGCATCTTTCCATGTTGATGGTGATAAAAAGTTTTATCATTGTTTTGGGTGCCATAAAGGCGGGAATGTAATCAACTTTGTGATGGAGATGGAAAAGCTATCTTATGCCGATACTATCCGTTCATTAGCTAAAAAAAGCGGGATTGAAGTAAAATATCAAGACGGTTTTATTCCACCAAAAGACTATAAGAAAAATAACGATATTGACCAGCTTATAGAACTTTACGAAAGAACAGCTTCAATGTTTCATTATTTTTTGATGGAAACAGAGCAGGGGCGCGTTGCACTTGAATATATAAAAAAGCGCGGACTTACAAAGGAAACTCTCGAAAAGTTTAAAATCGGTTATGCCCCGGCAGACAGACGTTGGCTTAAAGATTTTTTGCACAAAAAAAACTTCAGCGATGAATTTCTTGCAAAATCAGGGTTGTTCAGCAAAAAGTACCCTGATATCTCTTTTTTTTCCGACAGACTTATGTTTCCAATCTTCAACAGAGATGGGAAAGTTGTCGCATTTGGCGGGCGCATTCTCCATCCACAGGGTTCCGATGATAGAAAATATTTGAATTCGGGCGAACTTATTCAGTATAAAAAACGAGAAACTTTATTTGCATTCAACTTTGCCAAAAACACAATCAGAGAGAAAAAAGCTGTGATTTTTTGTGAAGGCTATATGGACTGCATCGCTTATCATCAGTGCGGAATAACTTATGCAGTTGCGCCGCTTGGAACCGCCCTTACAGAAGAGCAGGTAAAGATGATACGAGGTTTTGCAGACACAGTTCTCCTGTCATTTGATTCGGACGCTGCTGGTCAAAACGCTACAATGCGCGCAATTTTGATGTGCCGCCATTTTGATTTAACAGTAAAAGTTATCAGTTTGAAAGGCGGAAAAGATCCTGCTGAAATTATGATAAAATTTGGCGCCGATAACTTGACAGCACAGGTAAATAATGCTATATTAGATAGCGACTATCTTATATCTATACTAGGTGAAAAATACCCTGTGGAGACTCCTGAGGGTAAAACAAAAGCAGCACTGGATTTTTTCCAGTATGTTGATGCGCTTAAGTCTGATATACAGAAAGAATCTTGTCTGGAACAGTTGTGCCAGTCATTTAATTTAAAACCGGAGGCTGTTAAAAGGGATTTTAATAATCGAAACTACGCCAGCGAACGTGCAAATATCCGGCAAAATAATAATCAAATCCAACAAAATACACAAGTTAAATTAGACGCAGAATTGCGTGGTTTAATTGCTGTTACAGCCGATTTAGACCAATTAAAGGTTCTTCGCACAAAACTGACCGAGAATGATTTTAAAAACCCGTCTGCCAGAAAGTTATTTAAAATACTGGAAGAGTGTTTTAATCAAAATCGCTTTACTATCAGAGATATTTTAGACCGTTGTGATGATGAAAAACTGGTGCAGCTTATAACTGAATCGATTTCGTCTGGTGTTTATCAAAGTGAAAAAATAAGTACAATTGTTGAAGATACTGTAAATTATGTAAATAAAAATAAACTTGATGACCGGAGAAAT includes:
- a CDS encoding chorismate mutase: MKKLASIRGAVCVENARESIEKWVCTMCSQIINQNKLVSEDIVSIQFSLTDDVTAFNPATALRLGNIGCDITQTSLFCCQEPKIEGSMKSCIRTMITAYIDSSLEKKNIYLNGAEKLRSDYSTM
- a CDS encoding glycogen synthase: MKLWVVSMECAGIAEAGGVKNVTYSLCKEFAGLKNKVTLFIPIFKCNQWDILSEIKDLNLSTEIELCGKKEKVSYTTAKCIKGNFDVVFINNHRFADKEAVYTYTENEEKQNPNHRRGTGHEDLLYKDILFQKAVAEYGTLVLRSEIPDILHCQDAPVACLPAFISLKKCFKKTQTVVTIHNAGPCYHHQFSCLGEAAWYTGLHTELLEKSMNGKSVEPFLISANCGANLTTVSETYAQELLNPENSKQTEGLAPIFAEKGIQIKGITNGFDFDRYNPSDRAASKLPFEFNPEKNDLDGKLKCRKFFIQNIVNTDNYDTAGINKFGKLECSTEFIKETYIFYHGRITSQKGISVLTAAIPAIIENYQNVRFVIAGHGESVLELEIIALTEKYPGKITFMCGYNQAVVRIATAACDFIVLPSFFEPCGLEDFIGQCYGTIPVAHRTGGLNKIEDGKTGFLYQNNTPEGLAAALSEIITIKELKPGVINKMIKAAALSVHQKYYWKNVIQKKYLPFFKDILKNSKN
- a CDS encoding MBL fold metallo-hydrolase codes for the protein MKITFWGVRGSVPTPLSPQQIQSKIMAAIQRAKPEDLENSETRAKFISTLPQWIFGTTGGNTSCVELVHNKTHIILDAGTGIRALGKARKCPDKYYLFFSHLHWDHIHGLPFFDHCFNQDCQFEVYSHYEQAEQYLRDQVKVPYSPPDVVQALSKKFNFHTVEEGKQFEIEGIKVNSHRMRHPGGCSAFSFEIDGKKFVYATDVELKSTDYSKPQKGGEVFKNANAIVIDSQYTVEEVYRKENWGHSAFCYAIDFAVYWNIKKVYLFHHEPAYDDKKLNSILQAARWYAQYINHSDVEVNLAKETQEITL
- the mltG gene encoding endolytic transglycosylase MltG, with protein sequence MKNKFRNLILSFFVLGALLIGLFGLYLYAKNQVSAVNKTETERKVRIEVPSGMSVYKVAEVLKNKKLIKNEKIFYYIARYDFLKKILFPNADNFTFVLKSGIYYISDNMNVIEIQKELTSGMQEYIKISFPEGFTITKIAAILDENKICSKDDFVSICKNPATAEKYNIPAQSVEGYLFPDTYFLTGGMSAISVVDIMIKNFYEKIKEVPNLSQMNALDLFQTVILSSIVEREYRVSDEAPLIASVFKNRIRHNIGLYSCATIVYIITEIEGRPHPDRVLLSDTKIDNPYNTYKWAGLPPGPISNPGLVALNACTNTPNTDFYFFQLTDATAGRHSFTETFDEHKASHNLSTKK
- the dnaG gene encoding DNA primase yields the protein MAGYILQETIDAVLNTTDIISTVGEYTKLERRSGNDYWGCCPFHGEKTASFHVDGDKKFYHCFGCHKGGNVINFVMEMEKLSYADTIRSLAKKSGIEVKYQDGFIPPKDYKKNNDIDQLIELYERTASMFHYFLMETEQGRVALEYIKKRGLTKETLEKFKIGYAPADRRWLKDFLHKKNFSDEFLAKSGLFSKKYPDISFFSDRLMFPIFNRDGKVVAFGGRILHPQGSDDRKYLNSGELIQYKKRETLFAFNFAKNTIREKKAVIFCEGYMDCIAYHQCGITYAVAPLGTALTEEQVKMIRGFADTVLLSFDSDAAGQNATMRAILMCRHFDLTVKVISLKGGKDPAEIMIKFGADNLTAQVNNAILDSDYLISILGEKYPVETPEGKTKAALDFFQYVDALKSDIQKESCLEQLCQSFNLKPEAVKRDFNNRNYASERANIRQNNNQIQQNTQVKLDAELRGLIAVTADLDQLKVLRTKLTENDFKNPSARKLFKILEECFNQNRFTIRDILDRCDDEKLVQLITESISSGVYQSEKISTIVEDTVNYVNKNKLDDRRNNLLHRIREYTVVTQEDQKQLNKLLVEKLELDKEVQSLGKK